The genomic DNA GTCTGATGACAGAATTTCGCCGGTGACGGCACCCGTATTCGACGTGGAGACGTTCCGCGGCCAGTTTCCCGCGCTCGACTCGGGAACTGCGTTCTTCGACGGCCCCGGAGGTTCGCAGACCCCGGTCCCGGTCGCCGACGCCATCCGGTCCGCGCTGCTGGCGCCGCTGGCCAACCGCGGTAGTGTCACCGCGGCGGCACGCAATGCCGAGGACCTGGTGCTGAGCTGCCGCGACGCGCTGGCCGATCTGCTGGGTGTCGCCGCCGACGAGGTGGTCTTCGGCCGCAGCATGACCGCGTTGACTTTCGACTTCGCCAGAACCCTTGCCCGGCAGTGGCGCCCGGGTGACGAGATCGTGGTGACCCGGCTGGATCACGACGCCAACGTCCGGCCGTGGGTGCTGGCCGCCGACGCGGCGGGAGCGACGGTGCGGTGGGTGGACTTCGACCCCGCCACCGCTGAACTGTCGGTCGCGGACGTGGCCGCGCAGCTGAGCGAGCGGACCCGGGTGGTCGCCGTCACCGCCGCGTCCAACCTGATCGGCACGATGCCCGACATCGCCGCCATCGCCACCCACGTGCACGGCGCGGGAGCGCTGCTCTACGTCGACGGTGTGCACTACACAGCTCACCACAATGTCGATGTGCCCGCGTTGGGAGCCGACTTCTTCGCCTGCTCGCCGTACAAGTTCCTGGGCCCGCACTGCGGTGTGGTGGCCGCACGCGGCGAGCTACTGGCCGAACTGCACCCGGACAAGCTGGTGCCCTCCCCTGATCGGGTGCCGGAACGCTTCGAGCACGGCACCCTGCCGTACGAGCTGATGGCAGGCACCACGGCAGCGGTCGACGTCCTGGCCGGCCTCGCCGCCGGCGACAGCCGGCGCGAGCGCCTGGTAGCGGCCATGGGCGCCATCGATGCCCACGAGCTGGCGTTGCGGCAACGGATCGAGGCCGGGCTGGCGCACCTGCGCGGGATCAGCGTGCATTCCCGCGCTGCGCGACGCACTCCGACGCTGCTGATCACCTTCGAGGGCGCCGACGCCGCTGCGGTGAGTGCCGAACTGGCCCGCCGCGACATCAACGCCCCCTCCGGCAGCTTCTACGCCTATGAGGCTTCGCGTCGGCTGGGTCTGGGCGAGGCCGGCGGGGTGCGAATCGGGCTGGCACCGTACAACACCGACGCCGAGGTGGACCGACTGCTGGCGGCGCTGGAATCGGTCACCTAGCGCGTCACGATGCGCGCCCTGCGAGGCCGCCACTGCGAGTCGGGGTGGCGCGACGGGGCGCCGTCCAACCGGCCGGTGAGCGTGCGAAGAGTGTGTATCTCGCGGTCGCGGTACGGTCTGCCGCCGCGGTGCAGCAGATCGTGGAACCATTCGCGCGGCGGTTCGGCCACGTAGGGTCGGTCCCAGGAATCCCACGGCAGATAAGTCTGGGTCTTCCCGGCGATCAGTCCCCAGGTATACGTTCCGACGTTGCGGCGCTGGGCAACCGGCAGAATGCCCTCGATGGTGCTGCCCTCCGGCCTGGCCATGTACTCGGTACAGATCAGGGGCCGCTGCCATGGGCTCAGCTCGTTGATCCGGAAATCGAACTCCCCCGGCGGGGCGTAACTGTGGAAGGTGATGACGTCGGAATTCTCCAGTTGGATGCCGGCGATCTCGGTCCGCCGGGCCGCATCTCCCCACTCCCCCTCCCAGACGCCGCTGGTCAACGGTTGGCTGGGGTTCACCTCGCGGGCCCAGCGGAACACCTGGGGCAGCAACTGGGCCACCAGGTCCAGCTTGTCCGGGTTCTCCACACGACGGTAGACCCGCGCCGGGTTGTCGGGTTCGTTCCACAGATCCCAGCCGAGCACGCGGTCGTCGTTGCGGAACTGGGTCAGCACACCTCGGACGTAGTCGTTCATCACCAGGGTGTAGCGCCGGTCACCCAGCCGCTCGGCTCCCGGGCTCTGCGCCCAGCGCGAGTTGTGGATGCCGCGTTGCGGGGCGAGCTGCCTGCCCGCGCGGGGCAGTGGATCCCAGCACGAATCGAACAGGACCAGAAGAGGTTTGATGCGGTTGCGATCCGCGATCCCGAGGAACTGGTCGAGTCGTCGCAGGAACCCCACCCTATCCTGGGTCCACAGCTGATCGTGCAGGAACACCCGCACGGTGTTGATGCCGATCAACCGGGCCAAGCGCAGTTCACTCTGGATGAGTGAGGGATCGAACGTCTCGGCCTGGAACATCTCGAACTGGTTGACGGCATTGGAGGGGATGTAGTTTGCGCCCACCAACCATTGCTGCGCCCGATACCAGGTATGCGCCCGCTGGGGGCTCCACCGCACCGGCGCCGCCAGCGCACGCGGCGTCTGCGTGAGCGTCAATACTGCAGCCGCAGAAGCGACTACGGGGATCTTGAGCGCAGTTCGCCGACCGACCACAGGCACCACAGTGCATCCCCCTGCCAGCTTGGCATCGATTCGGGCACAGACCGCCACAGCTCCGTGGCCTCACCACTGCGGCCCCCCGCCGCGCGGCACCCACACTACCTTCAGTCCGTCGCTGCGGGGCGGCGGCGTGTTACACCGGCAGTTCGCCCCGCAACAGCATAGATATGCGAATTAGCTTGACAGGCAGCCACTCTCAGGGTGTGCCCAGCAGCGAGTCACCGAACATTCAGGTCACCGGCCCAGCGGAGGACATTCAAACGTTCGAACGGTGCGTTTGCGGCTCACCTGCATCTTTCTCGCTGTTGACAAACGATCGTTCGGTTGGGAGCATCGGAGCATGCCCGATACCGCCACCCGAAGGGTCCGTCCGGCCACCGGTGGTGGCAGCCAGGTGGTCCTCGACGCCGCGGTGCAGAACTTCCAGGCCCGGGGGTATCACGGGACCTCCATCCGCGACATCGCCCGGGACGCGGGGATGACCCCGGCGTCCATCTATCACCACTTCCCGTCGAAACAGCGCATCCTGCAACACATCATGGAAGCGGTGATGAAAGACGTCATCGCGGCCACCAACGCGGCACTGCTCCAGTCGGGCAACTCCCCGACCGAGCAACTCGACGCGCTCGTGCAGGCCTGGGTGCTGTTCCACACCCAGCGTCGGGCTGAGGCACTGATCGGCGCCTCCGAGATCCGCAGCCTGGATGACGTGGGCCACCGCATCGTGGTGGCGCTGCGCGACCAGCAGGAGCAGATGTTCCGGGTGATCATCGACCGCGGCGTTGCCGAGGGCGTGTTCGCCACCGCGCACCCGCACGAGGCCGCGAGGGCCATCATCAACATGGGATCTTCGATCGCCGGCTGGTACCGGCCCGACGGCGATCTGTCCCCCGAGGACATCGCCCGGCGCTACGCCGACCTGGCGTTGGGAACAGTGGGAGCACAACGATGATCGACAACATCGACCGACTGCGGCACTGGCTCGCGGACGCCGAAACCCAGCCGGTGGGTGAACACCTGGATGCCCGGCTGATCGCCGGAGGTCGCTCCAATCCCACCTACGAACTCACCGACGGCCGGCGATCCTGGATCCTGCGGCGTCCGCCAGTGGGGCACGTGCTACCCACCGCCCACGACATGGGACGCGAGTACCGGGCGCTCACCGCGCTACAGGGCAGCGCCGTGCCGGTGCCCCGCACCGTCGCCCTGTGTGACGACACCACGGTGATCGGTGCCCGGTTCTACGTGATGGACAAGCTCGAGGGCATCACCCTGCGCACTGCGCAGGACACCGCCAGGCTCACCGAACAGCAGCGAGAAAACTTGTCCCGCAATGCCATACAGGTGTTGGCTGACTTGCACCGGATCGACCCCGCGCAGGTCGGACTGGCGGACTGGGGCAGGCCCGACGGTTATCTCGAGCGGCAGCTGAGCCGGTGGATGCGTCAGTGGCAGTCGTCGGTCACCAGGGAACGCCCACAGATCGAGGAACTGCACCGGCGACTGTCCGGTGCGCTGCCGGCGAGTGACTATCCCGGAATCGTGCACGGCGACTTCAAGATCGACAACCTGATGGTCGCAGCCGACGATCCCACGCGCATCATCGGTCTGCTGGACTGGGAGATGTCCACCCTCGGTGACACGCTGACCGACCTGGGGATCCTCTGCTCGTTCTGGGACCACGCCGGCGAGTTCCACAACCCCATCACCGCGGGCGCCACTGCGCTGCCGGGCTTCCCCACCCGCGACGAACTGGTGGCCGCATACCTGTCTGCCCGCGACATCGACGTCGACGACATCGACTGGTACCTGGTGTTCGCCGACTTCAAGATCGCGGTCATCCTCGAGGGTATCCATGCCCGGCATCTCCAAGGGCACACCGAGGGTGAGGACTTCGCCGGCGTCGGCGCGATGGTGGACCCACTGCTCGACCGCGCCCTGGAGCGGGCGTCCCGCTCCGCCGTCGCCGCTCTGGCGCGCTGACCCATCTGCCGCTGATATCGGAGGATTCATGACCGCCACCGCCCTGCCCGCCGTCGCACCGACGCTCCCGCCGGAGACCGATCCCGCGGCACTGGACCTCCGCCCGTCCGACCGGGCCCGCGAGTTGCGTTCCGAGCTGGTCGATTTCATGCACACACACGTCTTCCCGGCTGAACACGAATACGAGGCGTACCGCCAGGCTGCCGGACCGGATGATCACGTGGTACCGCCGGTGGTGGAGGACCTCAAGGCCGAGGCCCGCTCCCGCGGGCTGTGGAACCTGTTCCTGCCCGCGGAGTCCGGTATCGGTCAGCTCGATTATGCGGGTCTGGCCGAGATCACCGGGTGGAGCCTGCATCTGGCCCCGGAGGCCACCAACGGCCAGGCCCCGGACACCGGGAACATGGAGCTGCTGCACCTGTTCGGAACCGACGAGCAGAAGTCCCGGTGGCTGGCGCCGTTGCTCGAGGGCTCCATTCGCTCGGCGTTCTCCATGACCGAAGTGGCCGTCGCCAGCTCTGATGCCACCAACATCGAGACCCGCATCGACCGCGACGGCGACGAGTACGTGATCAACGGTCGGAAGTGGTGGACCAGCGGGGCCGCAGATCCGCGCTGCGCGCTGCTGATCGTGATGGGCAAGACCGATGTGGATGCCGCGCCGCACCGCCAGCAGTCGATGGTGCTGGTGCCCACGTCGGCCCCCGGGGTCACCATCGCGCGCGACGTGCCGGTCTTCGGTCGCCACGACCAGCACGGTCACTGCGAGGTGGTGTACGACAACGTGCGGGTGCCCGTGACCAACATCCTCGGCGAGGAGGGCGCCGGCTTCGCCGTCGCCCAGGCCCGGTTGGGTCCTGGCCGCATCCATCACTGCATGCGAGCCCTCGGTGCGGCCGAGCGCGCGCTGAGTCTGATGACCGCGCGGGCCACGTCGCGGGTGGCCTTCGGCAAGCCGCTGGCCGAGCAGGGCACGGTGCAGCAGCAGATCGCCGAGTCACGCATCGCCATCGACCAGGCGCGCCTGCTGTGCCAGTTTGCCGCCAAGACCATCGATCTGCATGGCAATCGCGCTGCGGCACAGCTGATCTCGCAGGCCAAGGTGTCGGTGCCGCGGGTCGCCCTGGAGGTGATCGACCGGGCCATCCAGGTGCACGGCGGTGCCGGCGTCAGCGACGACGTGCCTCTGGCTGCGATGTACGGCTGGCACCGGTCCATGCGCATCTTCGACGGGCCCGACGAGGTGCATCTGCGTTCCATCGCCAAGGCCGAACTGCGCAAGCAGCACTGAGCTGCAGCGATCAGTCCGCCCGGCGCAGCGACGCCGCCTTCATCGTCAGGTGGTCCCGCTCGGGAACGGTCTGGGCGCGCGCGGCAGCATCGGCGTACAGGTGCGCCGCCACCCCCAGATTCCCGTCTTTCTCGTGCAGATACGCCAGCGCCGCGGTGTGTCGAGGCAGTGCTGGATCCAGATCGGCCAACGCGGTCAACCCGGCTCCCGGACCGTCCGCCTCACCGAGTGCCACCGCCCGGTTGAGTCGGGCGATCGGGCTGTCGGTGAGAGCGATCAGTTCGTCGTACCACTCGACGATTTGCACCCAGTCGGTCTCGCCCGCGCTCGGGGCGTCGGCGTGCAGGGCAGCGATGGCCGCCTGTGCCTGGTACTCGCCCAGTCTGCCGCGGGCCAGGGCGCTCTGCAGTACGTCCACCGCCTCGGCGATCAGGTCGGTACACCACAGCGTGCGGTCCTGCTCGGCCAGCGGCACCAGCCTGCCGTCGGCACGGTGGCGCGCCGGGCGCCTGCTGTGGTGTAACAGGAACAGGGCCAGCAGACCCGCCACCTCCGCATCGTCGGTCTGCGCCGCCAGCTGGCGGGCCAGCCGGATCGCCTCGGCGGCCAGATCGACGTCACCGGTGTAGCCCTCGTTGAACACCAGGTACAGCACCTTCAGCACCGTGCGCAGGTCGCCTCTCCGGTCCAGGCGAACGGTGCTCACCGTCCGTTTGGCGCGGCTGATCCTCTGCGCCATGGAGGCTTGCGGGACCAGGTAGGCGTTGGCGATCTGAGCCGTGGTCAGACCGCCGACCGCCCGCAGCGTCAGCGCCACCGCCGAGGCCGGGCTCAGGCTCGGATGGGCGCACAGGAAGTACAGCGCCAGGGTGTCGTCGACGGCGGCCGAGGGGCCCGGCAGAGGTGTGCTCGCCGATTCGCGCTCACGCCTGCGCCGGGCGACATCGGATCGGGTGCTGTCGAGATAACGGGGCCACGCAGCAGTGACCAACCAGCCCGCGGGATCGTCGGGCGGTTGGTGGGGCCACGTCTCCCAGGCCCGGACCAACGCCTCTTGCACGGCGTCCTCGGCACCGGAGAAGTCCGCCCCGCGGCGTACCAGTGCCGCCAACACGCCGGGGACGAGACCACGCACCGCGTCCGGGTCGAACGCCACTATTCGGTGACGGTCGGCGCCGAGGCCATGAAGGGGCGTACCTCGAGCCATTCGTGGATGGGCTCACCGCCTGCGCCCGGCGCCGCGGACAGTTCCCCGGCCAACTCGACGGCGCGCTCGTAGGAGTCGACGTCGACGATCATGTAGCCGGCAATCAGGTCCTTGGTCTCGGCAAAGGGGCCGTCGGTGATCGGCGGCCGCCCCGGGCCGTCGGAACGCACCCAGGCGCCCTCGGCGGACAGGGCCTGGCTGTCCACGTACTCACCGGACTGCTTGAGCCGATCGGCGAAGTCGTTCATGTACTGCAGGTGGGCATCGATCTCGGCCGGCGTCCGACGATCCATCGGCACGTCGTTCACCGAGGCCGGGGCGCCGCGGTAGTGCTTGAGGAACAGGTACTTCGCCATGGGTACTCCTTCGTCGGATTCCGCGACCGGGACGGTCAACGTATCCAGGGGACGGTGCCGTCACCCCATTCTCGACATCCCGGGGCGACTCATTGCTTGCCCCATGAGCAATGAGCCTTGGCATTCATCGGTGCGCACGTCACGATGATCGGCATGACCCGTGTGGATACCCGCCCACCCCGTACCGGTGACAGCGAGAAGGACGTTCTGACGGGGTTCCTCGACTACCTTCGCCAGTGTGTCGTCGAGAAGGTCAGGGGCGTGCCCGAGCCTGCGGTACGCGAACCCGGCGTCGCCTCGGGCACCAATCTGCTGGGCCTGCTGAAGCACCTGACACACGTGGAGCGGTTCATGTTCCTGGGTGAACAGGCTGCGGACTGGCCGGCAACGTTTCACGCCGCACCCGAGGAGACGGTCGACGATCTGATTGCGGCCTATCAGCAGGCGGTGCGGGAGGTCAACCGCGTGATCGCCGATTGCGGCGATCTGGCGTCGCCTGCCGCCCGCCCCGGCCGGACGCGGGTGACCATGCGGTGGGCGCTCACCCACATGGTCGAGGAGACCGCCCGGCACGCCGGACACCTGGACATCCTGCGCGAACTCGTCGACGGCAGCACCGGTCGGTGAGATACGTTGGCGCTCAGAATCTTTGCGACACGGCCAGCGCACGCGGACCGGTGAACACGAGCGTCAAGAAGAAGAAGCTGTACAGCGCCGCGGTCTCACCCTCGTTGACGTAGGGCCAGAAGTTCCGCGGGAAGTGCACCCAGAAATAGGCCACGGCCATCATGCCGGAGGCGATGAACGCCGCCACCCGGGTGGCCAGGCCGGCGGCGATCATCGCGCCGAGCACCACCTCGAGAATGCCGGCCCACCACATCGGCCACGCCCCCACGGCGGCAGCCTGCCCCGTCGGCCACCCGAAGAGCTTCACGGTGCCGTGCATGGCGAACATCAGCGCGGCGAGGATGCGGAACACTCCGAATGCCAGGTCGGATTTGGACGCCAGCCGGGTCTCGATCGGTGCGGAGGTGGCGGTGATCGTGGACATGCGTTCTCTACCTTTCGTCGGGTTTCGGTGTGCTCATCGTCAGCCCGTGAGTTCTCGAGGCAGCGACTCTCATAGCCGATTCACATATGAGATATGCAGGTGTGAGCCAACTTTGAGATGGTCGGTGCTGCGATGCAGGCCACATCCGATGAACGCAACGGGGCCCCTCTATGAGATGTCTATGAACTCCGCGTGTCGCGCGCCCGTCACCGCGACAATGGACCGGTGACCTCTGCTCCGATGGAGAAACAGCAGCCCCGCAAGGCCATCTTGGGCCAGCTGCCCCGGATGTACCGTGCCGACGGCTCGCCCATCCGGGTACTGCTCGTCGACGACGAACGCGCACTGACCAACCTGGTCCGGATGGCCCTGCAGTACGAGGGGTGGGAGATCGACGTCGCCCACGACGCCGACGAGGCGTTCGCGAAGTACCAGGCCAACACCCCTGATCTGCTGGTGCTGGACATCATGATGCCGGGTACCGACGGTCTCGGTGTGCTCGCCAAGGTCCGGGAATCCGGCACGTACACCCCCACCCTGTTCCTGACCGCACGGGACTCGGTCTCCGATCGGGTGACGGGGTTGACTGCCGGCGGCGACGATTACATGACCAAGCCGTTCTCCCTGGAGGAGTTGGTGGCGCGGCTGCGCGGGCTGCTGCGGCGCACGGCGTTCCTCACCCCCGCCGAGGACGAGACACTGCAGGTCGCCGACCTGGTACTCGAAGCCGCCAGCCGAGAGGTCACCCGGGCCGGCGTCGCCGTGTCACTGACCTCCACCGAGTTCGACTTGTTGCGCGTGCTCATGCGCAATCAGCGAAAGGCTTTGACTCGCAAGGAAATCCTGCGACAGGTCTGGGACTACGACTTCGGCGGCAAGACCAGCATCGTCGATCTCTACGTGTCGTACCTGCGTAAGAAGATCGACACCGGTCACGAGCCGATGATTCACACCGTGCGCGGCGTTGGATACATGCTGCGTCCACCGGAGACGCCCGGGCAGTGAAACGCATCTGGAGTAACTGGACCCTACTGCGACAGCTGGTCGTCGGAGTATCGGCCGTGGTGATGGTCGCACTGGTGACCGTGGGTGTCACCACGGTGGTGAGCCTGCGGGCGTCGGTGCTCGGGATCATCGACACCCAACTCGCGGGTGCCTCGGACGGTTACGTCAGCTCGGTGGCCAAGTACCGCAACACCCCGGGGCCCGATGGTGCGCTGCCGCAGCCGGGGGCGATGAAGCCACTGGTCAATCTGGTGGGGCAGGCTCCCGGCAACATCGTCGCGCTGATCCAGGACGGCCGCGTCGTCGACTCCGCTTACTTCTCCGACGGTGAGGCCGGCGTGGCCCCGGCAGCCGCCGTCGACAAGATCGCGCAGCTGTCCTGGCTCGGCGAGCCCCTGCGCAGCATCGAACTCCCTGGGCTGGGCTGGTACCGCATGTCCGGCGTCGCCGGCGATGGCAACGAGATCCTGGTGACCGGGGTGTCGCGGGCGCCGGCCTGGGATGCGATGGTGCGGGAGACCGCCATCGTGTCCGGGCTGACGGCGCTGGCCCTGGTGTTCACCGCGCTGTCCACCATCGCGATCGTGCGGTTCGCACTGCGGCCGCTACGCCGGGTGGCGACCACCGCCGCCGAGGTGGCGGCCCTGCCACTGGACCGCGACAACCACGCCATCACCCCTCGTGTGCCCACGGCCGACACGGACCCGCGCACCGAGGTTGGCCTGGTCGGCGACACCCTCAACCGGTTGCTCGACCACGTCGAGCGGGCCCTCGGTGATGTCGCGGCCTCGGATCGCCGGATGCGGCAGTTCATCACCGACGCCAGCCATGAATTGCGCACCCCGCTGGCCGCAATCGGCGGCTACGCACAGCTCACCCGGCAGGACAGCTCGGTGTTGCCCGAGATGACGGAGTATTCGCTGGCGCGCATCGAAGCCGAGACCCAACGGATGAATTCGTTGGTGTCGGATCTGCTGCTGCTGGCCCGGCTGGACGAGGGCCAAGACCTGGACCGGGCGGACGTCAATCTGGTCGAACTGGTGGTTGACGCGGTCAATGACGCCGCGGTGTCGGCGCCGGGTCACCTGTGGCACACCGCGGTGCCGGACGAGCCGGTGTGGGTGCGCGGCGATCAGGCGCGGCTGCACCAGACGCTGGCGAACCTGCTGTCCAACGCTCGTGTGCACACTCCCGACGGGACCACCGTCCGGACGGTTCTGACGACCGGGCGGACCGAGGACGGGGCCGACTACACGGAGTTGACGGTCTCTGACGACGGCACCGGTATCGACGCCGAGCTGTTGCCGCACCTGTTCGAGCGGTTCGTCCGCGCCGACAAGTCCCGCTCCCGCGAATCGGGAAGCTTCGGGCTCGGACTGTCCATCGCGGCATCCATCGTGGAGGCGCATGGCGGCACCATCACCGCCGAGTCCAGGTCGGGTCGAACCACGTTCGAGATTCGCCTGCCGACAGCGCTCCAACCGGCGACGGCGCCGGTCTGATCCCCACACCGAGTCCCGATCATCGCCTTACTGTGACCTTATCTAGCCCTTATTTTCCTTAAGTTCTGCGGTACGGTGGGGGATCGGCACCGGAGCACGCCACGGAAGGAACTCGACATGGGACATCAGCCCGAACGAATCGTCCTGGTCACCGGCGCTGCGGGAGGCGTCGGCGCCGAAGCGGCCCGACTCCTGGCCGCGGCGGGCACCCATGTGATCACCGCTGCCCGCTGGGATGAGGCCAGCATCTCCACCGTCATCGATTCCATCGCCGCCGAGCACGGCCGTCTCGACGGGGTGATCATCAACGCGTCCTGCGGTCTCGACATCGATTCCAGTCCCGCCGACGCGGTGGGCCTGAGCCCGGACGCGCAGCGGCGACTGGCCCGCCAGGCCGTCCCCCTCATGCCCGCGGGCGCCCGGATCGTGTTCGCCACCACCCATCAGGCGCACTTCTATCCCGCCAAGGCCGTCCCGAAGGGCTACGCAGCCGCGGCGGCCAGCATGCGCGCCGGCGAGACCGCACTGCATGCGTTGCGGGCCGAGTTCGCCCGGGCCGGCGTCCAGTTCACTGTGGTCTCCGGCGACCTCACCGATCGCCGCGACATGGCTGCAGCGGTGGTCAACGCGACCAATGTCGCGAACTCGTCCGGCGTCGTCTACGTGGGTCGGGCCGATTACCAGATGACGGCCTGACCTCCGGCGAACGACAAATCTGCCACCAACCGGTATCTTCAGCGACAGTTGGCGGCAGAGAGGTTGTGATGTTTCTTCCAGTTCCGACGGGCAGCACCACCGGCGCACTGATGACAGTCTTGACGACAGTCGTCGCGATCATGCTGATCAGCGCCATCTGGGTCTACCACGACGCAAGTGCATCCGCTGAGCGCGGCCGCCCCATCATCTCGTCAGTGGGTTCGCTGCAACTGAAGAAACCGGTCGCTTGGTTCCTGGCCGTCCTCCTGCTGTGGGAAATGTGCCTGCCGCTCTACATAACCAGCCGGAGTCAGGCCTAAACGCCTGCGCCTGAATTCGGTCGGGTTCATTCCACGCACGCGTTTGAACGCGGCGCTGAACCCGAACGGATCGGCGTACCCCACGCGTGCCGCGACCTCGGCGATGGTCGCCGTCCTGTG from Mycolicibacterium tokaiense includes the following:
- a CDS encoding cysteine desulfurase-like protein encodes the protein MTAPVFDVETFRGQFPALDSGTAFFDGPGGSQTPVPVADAIRSALLAPLANRGSVTAAARNAEDLVLSCRDALADLLGVAADEVVFGRSMTALTFDFARTLARQWRPGDEIVVTRLDHDANVRPWVLAADAAGATVRWVDFDPATAELSVADVAAQLSERTRVVAVTAASNLIGTMPDIAAIATHVHGAGALLYVDGVHYTAHHNVDVPALGADFFACSPYKFLGPHCGVVAARGELLAELHPDKLVPSPDRVPERFEHGTLPYELMAGTTAAVDVLAGLAAGDSRRERLVAAMGAIDAHELALRQRIEAGLAHLRGISVHSRAARRTPTLLITFEGADAAAVSAELARRDINAPSGSFYAYEASRRLGLGEAGGVRIGLAPYNTDAEVDRLLAALESVT
- a CDS encoding TetR/AcrR family transcriptional regulator, translating into MPDTATRRVRPATGGGSQVVLDAAVQNFQARGYHGTSIRDIARDAGMTPASIYHHFPSKQRILQHIMEAVMKDVIAATNAALLQSGNSPTEQLDALVQAWVLFHTQRRAEALIGASEIRSLDDVGHRIVVALRDQQEQMFRVIIDRGVAEGVFATAHPHEAARAIINMGSSIAGWYRPDGDLSPEDIARRYADLALGTVGAQR
- a CDS encoding phosphotransferase family protein, with translation MIDNIDRLRHWLADAETQPVGEHLDARLIAGGRSNPTYELTDGRRSWILRRPPVGHVLPTAHDMGREYRALTALQGSAVPVPRTVALCDDTTVIGARFYVMDKLEGITLRTAQDTARLTEQQRENLSRNAIQVLADLHRIDPAQVGLADWGRPDGYLERQLSRWMRQWQSSVTRERPQIEELHRRLSGALPASDYPGIVHGDFKIDNLMVAADDPTRIIGLLDWEMSTLGDTLTDLGILCSFWDHAGEFHNPITAGATALPGFPTRDELVAAYLSARDIDVDDIDWYLVFADFKIAVILEGIHARHLQGHTEGEDFAGVGAMVDPLLDRALERASRSAVAALAR
- a CDS encoding acyl-CoA dehydrogenase family protein — encoded protein: MTATALPAVAPTLPPETDPAALDLRPSDRARELRSELVDFMHTHVFPAEHEYEAYRQAAGPDDHVVPPVVEDLKAEARSRGLWNLFLPAESGIGQLDYAGLAEITGWSLHLAPEATNGQAPDTGNMELLHLFGTDEQKSRWLAPLLEGSIRSAFSMTEVAVASSDATNIETRIDRDGDEYVINGRKWWTSGAADPRCALLIVMGKTDVDAAPHRQQSMVLVPTSAPGVTIARDVPVFGRHDQHGHCEVVYDNVRVPVTNILGEEGAGFAVAQARLGPGRIHHCMRALGAAERALSLMTARATSRVAFGKPLAEQGTVQQQIAESRIAIDQARLLCQFAAKTIDLHGNRAAAQLISQAKVSVPRVALEVIDRAIQVHGGAGVSDDVPLAAMYGWHRSMRIFDGPDEVHLRSIAKAELRKQH
- a CDS encoding RNA polymerase sigma factor, encoding MAFDPDAVRGLVPGVLAALVRRGADFSGAEDAVQEALVRAWETWPHQPPDDPAGWLVTAAWPRYLDSTRSDVARRRRERESASTPLPGPSAAVDDTLALYFLCAHPSLSPASAVALTLRAVGGLTTAQIANAYLVPQASMAQRISRAKRTVSTVRLDRRGDLRTVLKVLYLVFNEGYTGDVDLAAEAIRLARQLAAQTDDAEVAGLLALFLLHHSRRPARHRADGRLVPLAEQDRTLWCTDLIAEAVDVLQSALARGRLGEYQAQAAIAALHADAPSAGETDWVQIVEWYDELIALTDSPIARLNRAVALGEADGPGAGLTALADLDPALPRHTAALAYLHEKDGNLGVAAHLYADAAARAQTVPERDHLTMKAASLRRAD
- a CDS encoding YciI family protein; this translates as MAKYLFLKHYRGAPASVNDVPMDRRTPAEIDAHLQYMNDFADRLKQSGEYVDSQALSAEGAWVRSDGPGRPPITDGPFAETKDLIAGYMIVDVDSYERAVELAGELSAAPGAGGEPIHEWLEVRPFMASAPTVTE
- a CDS encoding DinB family protein, with amino-acid sequence MTRVDTRPPRTGDSEKDVLTGFLDYLRQCVVEKVRGVPEPAVREPGVASGTNLLGLLKHLTHVERFMFLGEQAADWPATFHAAPEETVDDLIAAYQQAVREVNRVIADCGDLASPAARPGRTRVTMRWALTHMVEETARHAGHLDILRELVDGSTGR
- a CDS encoding DoxX family protein; amino-acid sequence: MSTITATSAPIETRLASKSDLAFGVFRILAALMFAMHGTVKLFGWPTGQAAAVGAWPMWWAGILEVVLGAMIAAGLATRVAAFIASGMMAVAYFWVHFPRNFWPYVNEGETAALYSFFFLTLVFTGPRALAVSQRF
- a CDS encoding response regulator transcription factor, which codes for MEKQQPRKAILGQLPRMYRADGSPIRVLLVDDERALTNLVRMALQYEGWEIDVAHDADEAFAKYQANTPDLLVLDIMMPGTDGLGVLAKVRESGTYTPTLFLTARDSVSDRVTGLTAGGDDYMTKPFSLEELVARLRGLLRRTAFLTPAEDETLQVADLVLEAASREVTRAGVAVSLTSTEFDLLRVLMRNQRKALTRKEILRQVWDYDFGGKTSIVDLYVSYLRKKIDTGHEPMIHTVRGVGYMLRPPETPGQ
- a CDS encoding sensor histidine kinase — encoded protein: MVALVTVGVTTVVSLRASVLGIIDTQLAGASDGYVSSVAKYRNTPGPDGALPQPGAMKPLVNLVGQAPGNIVALIQDGRVVDSAYFSDGEAGVAPAAAVDKIAQLSWLGEPLRSIELPGLGWYRMSGVAGDGNEILVTGVSRAPAWDAMVRETAIVSGLTALALVFTALSTIAIVRFALRPLRRVATTAAEVAALPLDRDNHAITPRVPTADTDPRTEVGLVGDTLNRLLDHVERALGDVAASDRRMRQFITDASHELRTPLAAIGGYAQLTRQDSSVLPEMTEYSLARIEAETQRMNSLVSDLLLLARLDEGQDLDRADVNLVELVVDAVNDAAVSAPGHLWHTAVPDEPVWVRGDQARLHQTLANLLSNARVHTPDGTTVRTVLTTGRTEDGADYTELTVSDDGTGIDAELLPHLFERFVRADKSRSRESGSFGLGLSIAASIVEAHGGTITAESRSGRTTFEIRLPTALQPATAPV
- a CDS encoding short chain dehydrogenase, giving the protein MGHQPERIVLVTGAAGGVGAEAARLLAAAGTHVITAARWDEASISTVIDSIAAEHGRLDGVIINASCGLDIDSSPADAVGLSPDAQRRLARQAVPLMPAGARIVFATTHQAHFYPAKAVPKGYAAAAASMRAGETALHALRAEFARAGVQFTVVSGDLTDRRDMAAAVVNATNVANSSGVVYVGRADYQMTA